In the Victivallis sp. Marseille-Q1083 genome, one interval contains:
- a CDS encoding chromate transporter — protein sequence MNLWTLYWLFVKIGAFTFGGGYAMIPLFQDELVFRHAFLTNEEFANMVALAQVTPGPVGLNAATYIGYQQGGVFGALVGTLGVMTPSLIIVTLIAYFMVLFKDNPLVKALLAGIRPATLGLIAAAVIFFADTSVFSAPLADWWRKGAFGLCWQGTAIFALVLFVELRWKINMIYVLLGSALLSWLLFQIG from the coding sequence GTGAACTTGTGGACGCTTTACTGGCTGTTCGTCAAGATCGGCGCTTTCACCTTCGGCGGCGGCTATGCGATGATTCCGTTGTTTCAGGACGAATTGGTGTTCCGGCACGCCTTTCTCACCAATGAAGAGTTTGCCAATATGGTGGCACTGGCGCAGGTGACGCCCGGGCCGGTCGGTCTCAATGCCGCCACCTACATCGGCTACCAGCAGGGCGGCGTCTTCGGCGCGCTGGTCGGTACGCTCGGCGTCATGACGCCTTCTTTGATCATCGTCACTTTGATCGCCTACTTCATGGTGCTGTTCAAGGACAATCCCCTGGTCAAGGCGCTTCTCGCCGGCATCCGGCCGGCGACGCTCGGCCTGATCGCCGCCGCCGTCATCTTTTTCGCCGATACCTCGGTATTCAGCGCGCCGCTGGCCGACTGGTGGCGGAAAGGCGCCTTCGGCCTCTGCTGGCAGGGCACGGCGATTTTCGCGCTGGTGCTGTTCGTCGAATTGCGCTGGAAGATCAACATGATCTACGTGCTGCTGGGTTCGGCGCTGCTGAGCTGGCTGCTATTCCAGATCGGCTGA
- a CDS encoding chromate transporter produces the protein MKQRLQRLTELFTIFFKISAVSVGGGLTMLPLMTREFVEKRRWLTDEDMVDTVAVMQSVPGIIAINMGILIGYKVAKLPGVLAAAVAVVLPPFIVIVIIAMFIMNLQGSAAADQIFLGVRAAVCALILVSVIKLSRQILKGVFPLTVAAIGFISLVFFNVNAIWLIAAAAAAGLGQGLCQYLALRRRLKGERQ, from the coding sequence TTGAAGCAGCGTCTGCAGCGATTGACAGAGCTTTTCACCATCTTTTTTAAAATTTCCGCCGTGTCGGTCGGCGGCGGCTTGACAATGCTGCCGCTGATGACCCGTGAATTCGTCGAAAAACGCCGCTGGCTGACCGACGAGGACATGGTCGATACCGTCGCCGTCATGCAATCGGTCCCCGGCATCATCGCCATCAATATGGGAATCCTGATCGGCTACAAGGTGGCGAAACTGCCCGGCGTGCTGGCCGCCGCCGTCGCGGTGGTGCTGCCGCCCTTCATCGTCATCGTCATCATCGCCATGTTCATTATGAACCTGCAGGGTTCGGCGGCGGCCGACCAGATTTTTCTCGGTGTCCGCGCCGCGGTCTGCGCTCTGATCCTGGTTTCCGTCATCAAGTTGTCCAGACAGATCCTCAAAGGCGTTTTTCCGCTGACCGTCGCCGCCATCGGCTTCATCAGCCTGGTATTTTTCAATGTCAACGCCATCTGGCTGATCGCCGCCGCGGCGGCCGCCGGACTGGGCCAGGGGCTTTGCCAGTATCTGGCGCTCCGGCGCCGGCTGAAAGGAGAACGGCAGTGA
- a CDS encoding HPr family phosphocarrier protein: protein MEIRKVKIHNSAGIHCRPASVILNTINAEFPHETFTLYTSMNEAIELHGILDLISLGLQCGDEATLQVEGDRAAAAADRIAALLEHEFDFPPQ from the coding sequence ATGGAAATTCGAAAAGTCAAAATTCACAATTCGGCCGGCATTCATTGCCGTCCGGCCAGTGTCATTCTGAACACGATCAATGCCGAATTCCCGCATGAAACTTTTACTTTGTATACTTCAATGAATGAAGCGATCGAGCTGCACGGCATTCTGGATTTGATTTCGCTGGGACTGCAGTGCGGCGATGAAGCTACGCTGCAGGTGGAAGGCGATCGCGCCGCCGCCGCCGCGGATCGGATTGCCGCACTGCTGGAGCATGAATTCGATTTTCCGCCGCAGTAA
- a CDS encoding DUF523 and DUF1722 domain-containing protein, with protein MIKLGISSCLLGQRVRYDGGHKLDYFLRDGLKDRVEWVPVCPETECGLAVPREPMHLVADASGYRLRTVDSQRDYTELMRHYINRRVTQLSQSGLYGYVFKGKSPSCGLREVPCYRPDGEAAGVAGGLFAEAVRRALPLLPVIDDASIHNVWLRETFGNQILTLRRWHQFVAADGSAAGLAEFNRRHRLLIMLHSPGMTPLLSYLVLHATSDKLTATCEQYFRTLMAVMATPVSLRKHQKVLFFVFEELKNHLDNWERLELQNMLHHLPEQPDTRSAVAALLLHYIRKFRLADWLDQYYFQGGEQIFSPQS; from the coding sequence ATGATAAAACTTGGCATCAGCAGTTGTCTTTTGGGGCAGCGTGTCCGCTATGACGGCGGCCATAAGCTGGATTATTTTCTGCGGGACGGCTTGAAGGACCGGGTGGAGTGGGTGCCGGTTTGCCCCGAGACGGAGTGTGGATTGGCGGTGCCGCGCGAACCGATGCACCTGGTGGCTGACGCCTCCGGGTATCGTCTGCGCACCGTCGATTCACAGCGGGATTACACCGAACTGATGCGGCATTACATCAACCGCCGGGTGACGCAACTGTCGCAGAGCGGACTGTACGGATATGTTTTCAAAGGTAAATCGCCCAGTTGCGGTTTGCGGGAAGTGCCGTGCTACCGGCCGGACGGGGAGGCTGCCGGCGTCGCCGGCGGACTGTTCGCCGAGGCGGTGCGGCGGGCGTTGCCGTTGTTGCCGGTGATCGACGATGCTTCCATCCACAATGTCTGGCTGCGGGAGACTTTCGGCAATCAGATTCTGACCCTGCGCCGCTGGCATCAATTTGTCGCAGCGGATGGTTCGGCCGCCGGACTGGCGGAATTCAACCGCCGCCACCGCCTGCTGATCATGCTGCACTCGCCGGGAATGACGCCGTTGTTGAGCTACCTGGTGTTGCACGCGACCTCCGACAAATTGACCGCCACCTGCGAACAGTATTTCCGGACCCTGATGGCGGTGATGGCGACGCCGGTCAGTTTGCGCAAGCATCAGAAAGTGCTGTTTTTCGTTTTCGAGGAGTTGAAAAATCACCTGGACAACTGGGAACGGCTGGAATTGCAGAACATGCTGCACCATCTGCCGGAACAGCCGGATACCCGGAGCGCGGTCGCCGCCTTGCTGTTGCACTATATCCGCAAATTCAGATTGGCCGACTGGCTGGATCAGTATTATTTTCAGGGCGGCGAACAGATTTTTTCACCCCAGTCGTGA
- a CDS encoding ABC-F family ATP-binding cassette domain-containing protein → MAERVLWTGNGLKLSIGRQILFDGASLAIHDRERVGLVGRNGSGKSTLLKIIAGRQEPAEGDICPAGNLRVSYLPQDFELAEDQTVTENVRSGAAYLTGLLKKFESLPSHSAEHDALEHRLLQLDAWSLDNRIQALLEKLRLPDGASSCRHLSGGEKRRVALARAVIAAPDLLLLDEPTNHLDIATIGWIEEFLAGYRGACLFVTHDRCFLDRLATRIIELDHGQLFSSEGSYADFLADKAEREYAEDQLEAKRRKFLRSEVEWVRRSPKARLRRNLGRLKRFQELDGQSGIERTGDIELVIPAPARLGNKTVELKEISVSFGDRRLIERFSFEFQPGCKIGIVGPNGIGKSTLLKVITGALPPTSGRVEIAPTVAFNYVDQGKLVLDQEKTVYEEISEGVDSIQLGSEKISIWGYLKRFLFENERINTRIKYLSGGEKARLTLAKILKRGGNFLILDEPTNDLDLSSLRMLEEALIDFPGCLLLVSHDRYFLNRICDGIMTFENDTIVYTHGDYDYYLSRRQEQPAAAPGAPIVKPANSSAPPVKAPPTKLSYKEQRELDDMEPAIAAAEKKVEELEMLFSLPDFFARYGAQSTELQQQLAESRQRVETLYQRWEELETKREQLQAK, encoded by the coding sequence ATGGCGGAACGGGTTTTGTGGACCGGCAACGGTCTGAAATTGAGTATCGGCCGGCAGATTCTGTTCGACGGCGCGTCGCTGGCCATCCACGACCGGGAACGGGTCGGCCTGGTCGGCCGCAACGGTTCCGGCAAATCGACGCTGCTGAAAATCATCGCCGGACGCCAGGAACCGGCCGAAGGCGACATCTGTCCGGCCGGCAATTTGCGCGTCTCCTATTTGCCGCAGGATTTTGAACTGGCCGAGGACCAAACCGTGACGGAAAATGTCCGGTCCGGCGCCGCCTATCTCACCGGCCTGCTGAAAAAATTCGAAAGCCTGCCCAGCCATTCCGCCGAACACGATGCGCTGGAGCACCGGCTGCTGCAGCTCGACGCCTGGAGTCTGGACAATCGCATTCAAGCCCTCCTCGAAAAATTGCGGCTGCCGGACGGCGCGTCATCCTGCCGTCATCTGTCCGGCGGCGAAAAACGGCGCGTCGCCCTTGCCCGCGCCGTCATCGCCGCTCCCGATTTGCTGCTGCTCGACGAACCGACCAATCACCTGGACATCGCGACGATCGGCTGGATCGAGGAATTCCTGGCCGGTTATCGCGGCGCCTGTCTGTTCGTCACCCACGACCGCTGTTTCCTCGACCGGCTGGCGACCCGGATCATCGAACTGGACCACGGTCAACTGTTTTCCAGCGAAGGTTCTTATGCCGATTTCCTGGCCGATAAGGCGGAGCGCGAATATGCCGAGGACCAGCTGGAAGCCAAACGGCGGAAGTTCCTGCGTTCCGAAGTCGAATGGGTCCGCCGTTCGCCGAAAGCGCGACTGCGCCGCAACCTCGGCCGCCTGAAACGGTTTCAGGAACTGGACGGCCAAAGCGGCATCGAACGGACCGGCGACATCGAACTGGTCATCCCGGCCCCGGCCCGGCTCGGCAACAAAACGGTGGAGCTGAAAGAAATTTCCGTTTCCTTCGGCGACCGCCGCCTGATCGAGCGGTTCAGCTTCGAATTCCAACCCGGCTGCAAAATCGGCATCGTCGGCCCTAACGGCATCGGCAAGAGCACCCTGCTGAAAGTCATCACCGGCGCCTTGCCGCCGACTTCCGGCCGGGTAGAAATCGCCCCGACCGTCGCGTTCAATTACGTCGACCAGGGCAAACTGGTGCTGGACCAGGAAAAAACCGTTTACGAGGAGATTTCCGAAGGCGTCGATTCGATTCAGCTCGGTAGTGAAAAAATCTCGATCTGGGGATATCTGAAGCGTTTTCTATTTGAAAACGAACGAATCAACACCCGGATCAAATATCTGTCCGGCGGTGAAAAAGCCCGCTTGACCCTGGCAAAAATCCTCAAGCGCGGCGGCAATTTCCTGATCCTGGACGAACCGACCAACGATCTGGATCTCTCGTCATTGCGGATGCTGGAGGAGGCGCTGATCGATTTCCCGGGCTGCCTCCTGCTGGTCAGCCACGACCGTTATTTTCTGAACCGGATCTGCGACGGCATCATGACTTTCGAAAACGATACCATCGTCTATACGCATGGCGATTACGACTATTATCTGTCCCGCCGGCAGGAACAACCGGCCGCCGCGCCGGGCGCGCCGATCGTCAAACCAGCCAACTCGTCGGCGCCGCCGGTCAAAGCGCCGCCGACCAAATTATCCTACAAGGAACAGCGGGAACTGGACGATATGGAACCGGCCATCGCCGCAGCGGAAAAGAAAGTCGAGGAGCTGGAAATGCTGTTCTCGCTGCCGGATTTTTTTGCCCGCTACGGCGCGCAAAGCACTGAACTGCAACAGCAGCTGGCCGAATCCCGCCAGCGGGTCGAAACGCTCTATCAGCGCTGGGAAGAGCTGGAAACCAAGCGCGAACAACTGCAGGCCAAATAA
- the cysS gene encoding cysteine--tRNA ligase, translated as MELKLFNTMDRRLETFKPLTPGEVRMYTCGPTVYNYAHIGNFRAYMFEDLLHRVLAYFGYRVIQVMNLTDVDDKTIRDSRAQHLALKEFTAKYIEAFFADLKTLNITPAAVYPAATDHIGEMIRLIQTLIDKGYAYQAEDRCIYFSIDKFPSYGRLARIDRENQRSGVRIKNDEYAKDAVADFALWKAWDDNDGEVAWDSPWGKGRPGWHIECSAMAMKYLGPTFDIHTGGIDNMFPHHEDEIAQSECANGCQYVNYWLHCAHLMVNGEKMSKSAGNFFTLRDLLAKGYSGREVRYVLLGAHYRKKLNFTFEALDQARETLKKFDALFVRLKAVTRPGDGKECGELLADADAAFRTALADDLNIAEATAAVFLLQRGANSQLDSGNLSQAGAQKLLAQFRNFDEVLGFFRVDEAVEAVIPPAIAALAEQRLAAKKARNFAEADALREQLKAAGWLVEDIPGGFRLKMLD; from the coding sequence ATGGAACTGAAGTTATTCAATACGATGGATCGCCGCCTGGAAACATTCAAGCCGCTGACGCCGGGAGAAGTCAGAATGTACACCTGCGGTCCGACCGTTTACAATTATGCGCATATCGGCAATTTCCGGGCCTATATGTTCGAAGATCTGCTGCACCGCGTGCTGGCTTATTTCGGCTACCGGGTCATCCAGGTGATGAATCTCACCGACGTCGACGACAAGACCATCCGGGATTCCCGGGCGCAGCATCTGGCGTTGAAGGAGTTCACCGCCAAATATATCGAAGCATTTTTCGCCGATCTGAAAACGCTGAACATCACGCCGGCGGCGGTTTATCCGGCGGCAACCGACCATATCGGCGAAATGATCCGGTTGATTCAGACGTTGATCGACAAAGGCTACGCTTATCAGGCGGAGGACCGGTGCATTTATTTTTCGATCGACAAATTTCCTTCTTACGGCAGGCTGGCCCGCATCGACCGGGAAAACCAGCGGTCCGGCGTCCGGATCAAAAATGACGAATACGCCAAGGACGCCGTCGCCGATTTCGCCTTGTGGAAAGCCTGGGACGACAACGACGGCGAAGTCGCCTGGGACAGCCCGTGGGGCAAAGGCCGGCCCGGCTGGCACATCGAATGCAGCGCGATGGCGATGAAATATCTCGGCCCGACGTTCGACATCCATACCGGCGGCATCGACAACATGTTCCCGCACCATGAGGACGAAATCGCCCAGAGCGAATGCGCCAACGGCTGCCAATACGTCAACTACTGGCTGCATTGCGCCCATCTGATGGTCAACGGCGAAAAGATGTCCAAATCGGCCGGCAACTTCTTCACGCTGCGCGACCTGCTGGCCAAGGGCTACAGCGGCCGGGAGGTGCGCTATGTGCTGCTCGGCGCCCATTACCGCAAGAAGCTCAATTTTACGTTCGAGGCCCTAGACCAGGCGCGTGAAACATTGAAAAAATTCGATGCGCTGTTCGTGCGCCTGAAAGCCGTCACCCGGCCCGGCGACGGAAAAGAGTGCGGCGAACTGCTGGCCGACGCCGACGCCGCTTTCCGGACGGCGCTGGCCGACGACCTCAACATCGCCGAAGCGACGGCGGCGGTATTTCTGCTGCAGCGCGGCGCCAACAGCCAACTGGATTCCGGCAATTTGTCGCAGGCCGGCGCGCAAAAGCTGCTCGCCCAATTCCGCAACTTCGATGAAGTGCTCGGGTTCTTCCGGGTCGATGAGGCGGTCGAAGCGGTCATCCCGCCGGCGATTGCCGCGCTGGCCGAACAACGACTGGCCGCCAAAAAAGCCAGAAATTTCGCCGAAGCGGACGCGTTGCGCGAGCAGCTCAAGGCAGCCGGCTGGCTGGTCGAGGACATTCCCGGCGGCTTCCGGCTCAAAATGCTGGATTGA
- a CDS encoding helix-turn-helix domain-containing protein, whose product MSGKPGPIDYSTIVYRGVESDSLDYKAAMNFLDLPRSGKVKFVRHCLALANTDGGHIVVGVGEDRAGHPSDYTGLSPEECKSFDPSIVGPFINRYADPAIDFTIERPLIDGKRYVIFDVKPFRLIPHVCTSSYENELMLGVFYIRTADASSRPAYRASEIHALIQRALRHQRESLARMIRGILFENSRNPGDDTAISHYEEDKLHSRNFFLRRKRPPEGQKSLLLELSVQPESFPANDFTLSEIKAATDTALARLPAGPGILRELAHSYFTNTSLRALPPDDRRQWQLFQCCLFHYLAFLPVPNDELEFDSLPELFHDTLVFLGNYYAVLGLQMEMLQLELKLSHTEGIRLVNRECRYALLPFNPDSECHISAIELKLHRSAAQFHAEATTLAAKLLRELGERFNLDCADRLEDIFKK is encoded by the coding sequence ATGAGCGGCAAACCCGGCCCCATCGACTACAGCACAATCGTTTATCGCGGCGTGGAATCCGATTCGCTGGATTACAAAGCGGCGATGAACTTCCTGGACCTGCCGCGCAGCGGCAAAGTGAAATTCGTCCGGCACTGCCTGGCGCTGGCCAACACCGACGGCGGCCATATCGTCGTCGGCGTCGGGGAAGACCGGGCCGGGCATCCGTCGGATTACACCGGCCTGAGCCCGGAAGAGTGCAAGTCGTTCGACCCGTCGATCGTCGGGCCGTTCATCAACCGTTACGCCGATCCGGCCATCGATTTCACGATCGAGCGGCCGCTGATCGACGGCAAACGTTACGTCATCTTCGACGTCAAACCGTTCAGGCTGATCCCGCACGTCTGCACGTCCTCGTATGAAAACGAGCTGATGCTCGGCGTTTTTTACATCCGGACCGCCGACGCGTCGAGCCGGCCGGCCTACCGGGCCAGCGAAATTCACGCGCTGATCCAGCGGGCGCTGCGGCATCAGCGCGAATCGCTGGCCCGGATGATCCGCGGCATCCTCTTCGAGAACAGCCGCAATCCGGGCGACGACACGGCAATCAGTCATTACGAGGAGGACAAACTGCACAGCCGCAACTTTTTCCTGCGCCGCAAGCGGCCGCCGGAAGGCCAGAAAAGCCTGCTGCTGGAATTATCGGTACAGCCGGAAAGTTTTCCGGCCAACGATTTCACGTTGTCCGAAATCAAAGCGGCGACGGATACGGCGCTGGCCCGGCTGCCCGCCGGGCCCGGCATCCTCCGCGAGCTCGCCCACAGTTATTTCACCAACACGTCGCTGCGGGCCTTGCCGCCCGACGACCGCCGGCAATGGCAGTTGTTCCAGTGCTGTCTGTTTCACTATCTGGCCTTCCTGCCGGTGCCGAACGACGAGCTGGAATTCGACAGTCTGCCGGAGCTGTTCCATGACACGCTGGTGTTTCTCGGCAATTACTACGCGGTACTCGGTTTGCAGATGGAAATGCTGCAACTGGAACTGAAACTGAGCCACACCGAAGGCATCCGGCTGGTCAACCGCGAGTGCCGCTATGCCCTTTTGCCGTTCAATCCGGACAGCGAATGCCACATCAGCGCCATCGAATTGAAGCTGCACCGTTCGGCAGCGCAATTTCACGCCGAAGCAACCACGCTGGCCGCCAAGCTGCTGCGCGAACTCGGCGAGCGCTTCAACCTGGACTGCGCCGACCGGTTGGAGGATATTTTCAAAAAATAA
- a CDS encoding carboxymuconolactone decarboxylase family protein — protein MASVKLYDKTGDAKAIRIQEKLENNFGFLPQTFQAMGRSGEFLEKLLSLSEAAGKNLEPKTKELIAIAVSAANGCEYCVSAHRAAALQLGVTDEEITGALEVAAQMSAFNTFNKAIGLDLDLKAK, from the coding sequence ATGGCGAGCGTCAAACTTTACGACAAAACCGGGGATGCCAAAGCGATCCGCATCCAGGAAAAATTGGAGAACAATTTCGGTTTTCTGCCGCAGACCTTCCAGGCGATGGGCCGCAGCGGCGAATTTCTGGAAAAATTATTGAGCCTGTCGGAAGCCGCCGGCAAAAATCTCGAACCGAAAACGAAGGAATTGATCGCCATCGCGGTCAGCGCCGCCAACGGCTGCGAATACTGCGTCAGCGCCCACCGGGCCGCCGCCCTGCAGCTCGGCGTCACCGACGAGGAGATCACCGGCGCGCTGGAAGTGGCCGCCCAGATGAGTGCGTTCAACACCTTCAACAAAGCCATCGGGCTGGACCTCGATCTGAAAGCCAAGTAA
- a CDS encoding glycoside hydrolase family 2 protein: MYQQDLSGVWQLDSAALARPLPAAVPGDAALTLLEHRIIPDPFDSCNETAIQWIGETDWEYTTAFPVDAAVRQAETVLLHFDSIDTVADVYLNDHWLGRCENMFRSYEFEVHSLLCAGHNRLKVCIQAPAAAAREAAARQRLPMPDSPLQSIRHLNLLRKMQCQAGWDWGVSVPTGGIYGQVYLLAVATAKLDAVTHRQIHSDRHCRVEVTAHLTACAGGTLAVDFRFDGQSCRRTLDVQPGPVTATAAFELADPRLWYPAGYGEPALYRLEVAGPANRIGQHIGLRRLELRNEPDEHGISMAFRINGIDIFAKGADWIPADAFPGRHTPERYEMLLESARQANMNMIRVWGGGRYEDDCFYELCDRKGLLVWQDMMFACALYPSDEEFLVNVQAEVAYQVKRLQHHPSLALWCGDNEVIGAINWYDVSRQNYAAYLVNYDRLNREIARIVNAADPDRVFWPSSPCGGPGRFNDGWHDDSSGDMHYWEVWHGGKDFGSYHEVKPRFCSEFGFQSFPSLETVRRFAEPSQFNVFSPVMDHHQKCPRGNGAIIAMFANYFRMPDRFEHFLYLSQLQQALAIKTAVEYWRSTRPVCMGTLYWQLNDNWPVASWSSLEYSGSWKQLHYHARRFYQPLLGLAFVDRQGNWQVRAVSDLPAIKRLVLQSTAYDFNGRLVGKERFSAELAAPGSVELQTIPAAELPQQVFFELQTDGYDADGRLVDRHSNTIFPVPYKRCDLAPSQIRTEIKMHAARLSVELTADAPAFFVHLEPGACGGRFSDSSFTLLPGRAVTVDYFPFGPPPTADELRRELRVTHLRETY, encoded by the coding sequence ATGTATCAACAAGACCTCTCCGGCGTCTGGCAGCTCGACAGCGCCGCGCTCGCCCGGCCGCTTCCGGCCGCCGTGCCGGGCGACGCGGCTTTGACGCTGCTGGAACATCGCATCATTCCGGACCCGTTCGACAGTTGCAATGAAACGGCGATACAATGGATCGGCGAAACCGATTGGGAATATACCACCGCCTTTCCGGTCGACGCGGCCGTCCGCCAGGCGGAAACCGTCCTGCTGCATTTCGATTCCATCGACACCGTCGCCGACGTCTATCTCAATGACCACTGGCTCGGCCGTTGCGAAAACATGTTCCGCAGTTACGAGTTCGAGGTCCATTCCCTGCTGTGCGCAGGACACAACCGATTGAAGGTTTGCATTCAGGCGCCGGCCGCCGCCGCCCGGGAAGCCGCCGCCCGGCAGCGGCTGCCGATGCCGGACAGTCCGCTACAGAGTATCCGCCATTTGAATCTGCTGCGCAAAATGCAATGCCAGGCCGGCTGGGACTGGGGCGTCAGTGTGCCGACCGGCGGCATTTACGGCCAAGTCTATCTGCTGGCGGTCGCCACCGCCAAGCTCGATGCCGTCACCCACCGGCAAATCCATTCCGACCGTCATTGCCGGGTGGAAGTCACCGCGCACTTGACCGCCTGCGCCGGCGGCACGCTGGCGGTCGATTTCCGATTCGACGGGCAAAGCTGCCGGCGGACGCTCGACGTCCAGCCCGGACCGGTCACAGCCACCGCGGCGTTCGAACTCGCCGACCCGCGCCTCTGGTATCCGGCCGGCTACGGCGAACCGGCGCTGTACCGACTGGAAGTCGCCGGACCGGCCAACCGGATCGGCCAGCACATCGGTCTGCGCCGGCTCGAATTGCGCAACGAGCCGGATGAACACGGCATTTCGATGGCTTTCCGGATCAACGGCATCGACATTTTCGCCAAAGGCGCCGACTGGATTCCGGCCGATGCCTTTCCGGGGCGCCATACGCCGGAGCGTTATGAAATGCTGCTGGAATCGGCCAGGCAGGCCAACATGAACATGATCCGGGTCTGGGGCGGCGGCCGTTACGAGGACGACTGCTTTTACGAATTGTGCGACCGCAAGGGACTGCTGGTCTGGCAGGACATGATGTTCGCCTGCGCGCTGTATCCCTCCGACGAAGAATTCCTCGTCAATGTGCAGGCCGAAGTCGCCTACCAGGTCAAACGCCTTCAACACCATCCGTCGCTCGCCCTGTGGTGCGGCGACAATGAAGTGATCGGCGCGATCAACTGGTACGACGTTTCCCGGCAGAACTATGCGGCTTACCTGGTCAACTACGACCGGCTCAACCGGGAAATCGCCCGGATTGTCAACGCCGCCGATCCGGACCGGGTGTTCTGGCCGAGTTCGCCCTGCGGCGGCCCCGGCCGGTTCAACGACGGCTGGCACGACGATTCCAGCGGCGACATGCACTACTGGGAGGTCTGGCACGGCGGCAAGGATTTCGGCAGTTATCACGAGGTCAAACCGCGCTTCTGTTCGGAGTTCGGTTTTCAATCGTTTCCGTCGCTCGAAACCGTCCGCCGTTTCGCCGAACCGTCGCAGTTCAACGTCTTTTCGCCGGTGATGGACCACCACCAGAAATGTCCGCGCGGCAACGGCGCCATCATCGCCATGTTCGCCAACTATTTCCGGATGCCGGACCGGTTCGAACATTTTCTCTACTTGAGCCAGCTTCAGCAGGCGCTGGCGATCAAAACGGCGGTGGAATACTGGCGCTCCACCCGGCCGGTCTGCATGGGCACGCTGTACTGGCAGCTCAACGACAACTGGCCGGTCGCCTCCTGGTCGAGTCTGGAATATTCCGGAAGCTGGAAACAACTGCACTACCACGCCCGGCGCTTTTACCAGCCGCTGCTGGGTCTGGCGTTCGTCGACCGTCAGGGTAACTGGCAGGTGCGGGCGGTCAGCGACCTGCCCGCGATCAAACGGCTCGTACTGCAATCGACCGCTTACGATTTCAACGGCCGCCTGGTCGGCAAAGAACGCTTCTCGGCCGAACTGGCCGCGCCGGGCAGTGTCGAGCTGCAAACCATCCCGGCCGCCGAATTGCCGCAGCAGGTTTTCTTCGAACTGCAAACCGACGGCTACGATGCCGACGGTCGGCTCGTCGACCGTCATTCCAACACGATTTTCCCGGTACCGTACAAGCGTTGCGACCTGGCCCCGAGTCAAATCCGAACTGAAATCAAAATGCACGCTGCCCGGCTCTCGGTCGAACTGACCGCCGATGCGCCGGCATTTTTCGTCCATCTCGAACCGGGAGCGTGCGGCGGCCGCTTCTCCGACAGCAGTTTCACCCTGCTTCCCGGCCGGGCGGTCACCGTTGATTATTTTCCGTTCGGCCCGCCGCCGACGGCGGATGAACTGCGCCGCGAACTGCGCGTCACCCATCTCCGGGAGACTTATTGA
- a CDS encoding ABC transporter substrate-binding protein, with protein sequence MFRIILLLMIGCCRLAGAEAAPLRLYLQWRPQAQFAGYYLAEELGFYREAGLQLELHHLAAHRTPVQLLADGKADFVSDWLPSAVSRRAAGVPVVSVGQLMRRSGMLLVGSKARGVETLADLAGRRVGVWVNDFRLGPLCMLLREKIAFETVPSSGDIELFLWGGCDAMAAMIYSEYFSLLNAGLEPEDLSVFCLDDYGVPLPGDGIYALEETCRQRPDECRALVEATRRGWEAAFADPEKALEAVRRACRQGDVYYNEAEQRWMLEHLKALYDPPGAAARSQLSREEYEFVGQMLRDNGFITGPLPDFAEFAPLAAGAGERE encoded by the coding sequence ATGTTCAGAATCATTTTGCTGTTGATGATCGGCTGCTGCCGGCTGGCGGGAGCGGAAGCGGCTCCATTGCGGCTTTATCTGCAGTGGCGGCCGCAGGCGCAGTTTGCCGGGTATTATCTGGCGGAGGAATTGGGATTTTACCGGGAGGCCGGGTTGCAGTTGGAGCTGCACCACCTGGCGGCCCACCGGACGCCGGTTCAATTGCTGGCCGACGGCAAAGCGGATTTCGTTTCCGATTGGCTGCCCAGCGCCGTTTCCCGCCGTGCCGCCGGAGTGCCGGTGGTCAGCGTCGGACAATTGATGCGCCGCTCCGGAATGCTGCTGGTCGGCAGCAAGGCGCGCGGCGTCGAGACGCTGGCCGATCTGGCCGGCCGGCGCGTCGGCGTCTGGGTCAACGATTTCCGGCTCGGGCCGCTGTGCATGCTGCTTCGGGAGAAAATCGCCTTTGAAACGGTGCCTTCCAGCGGCGATATCGAATTGTTTCTGTGGGGCGGCTGCGATGCGATGGCGGCGATGATCTACAGTGAATATTTTTCTCTGCTCAATGCCGGACTGGAACCGGAGGATCTCAGCGTGTTCTGTTTGGACGACTATGGCGTGCCGCTGCCCGGCGACGGCATTTACGCGCTGGAGGAAACTTGCCGGCAGCGTCCCGACGAATGCCGGGCGCTGGTCGAGGCGACGCGCCGCGGCTGGGAAGCGGCTTTTGCCGATCCGGAAAAGGCGCTTGAAGCGGTGAGGCGGGCCTGCCGCCAGGGGGATGTCTATTATAACGAAGCGGAACAGCGCTGGATGCTGGAACATCTGAAGGCGTTGTATGATCCGCCCGGTGCGGCGGCGCGAAGCCAGTTGAGCCGCGAAGAATATGAATTTGTCGGGCAGATGCTCCGGGATAACGGCTTCATCACCGGGCCGCTGCCGGATTTTGCCGAATTTGCGCCGTTGGCCGCCGGCGCCGGGGAGCGGGAATGA